TGACCATGACTACCAACGACGATCTGGAGAGGTTCGTGGCCCAGAACAAGGAACTGGTCGAGAGCATGATGAAGGTCCCGAAGGATACCATCAAGGCAGCGGCCATGGCATCGTATGAAGGGGTCCGCATGACCAACGAGTTCGCCAAGGCGAAGGGACAGGAAGCCTTTGACAAAATCCATTCCACGTTGGTATCCCCGGATATACAGAAGCATTTCATCACAGCCGGTCTGGAGTTCATGGAGGGCATGAAGGCACTTCTTCAGCACGCTCCGGTACCGGGATTCGCCAAAGAGGCGGCGGAGGACATGGAGAAGAGCACCAGGCAGGTCATCTGCGCATGCAATCCCAACTGTCCTATGAAGAAGACCTCAAAGAAGAAAGCTGAGTGACATGGATATCGAGACCGTCCTGATGGGAAGAGCGTTCGTCAACGGCGAACTCAAGTACACCGAGATAGGAATCAACGATGGGAAGATAGTAGCCGTAGGCAGCTATGTGAACGGAGGGGAGAAGAGGATCGAGCTCGGGACGAGCATGACCGTGCTCCCCGGATTCGTCGATCCGCACGTCCATCTCAGGGACCCCGGCATGACCGAGAAGGAGGACTTCTCCACAGGTACGCTGGCTGCCGTCCATGCAGGTGTGACGACGGTGCTGGACATGCCCAACACCAAGCCCGCCGTATTCGATGTCGATACCCTTATGTCGAAGAAATCCCACCTCAAAGGAAGGGCATACACCGACTTCGGATTGTTCGCAGCGATCACACCCAACATCAACGCGGGGATGCTGGCCAAGATGGTCCCCGGATTCAAGCTTTTCATGGGTTCCACCACAGGCAACATTCTGCTCAATGACGACGAGGAGCTGATCCCCGCCGTATCCGATGCTCTTGCCACCGGCAAGCGCGTGAGCGTCCATGCAGAGGACGACTCCATGATACTCAAGGAGCCCGAGAACTGCACCAGGGACCACCTGAGGAATCGTCCGGCCGAGGCCGAGCACAACGCCATCAGGAGGCTGGCCAGTCATTTCTCTGGAAAGAAGATCAACATCTGCCATATCACGACGCCCGAGGGATTGGACCTGGCCAGGAAGGCAGGGTTCACCACAGAGGTCACCATGCATCACATGATGTTCGAGGTGGACCGCAACAAGGATGCATTCTACAAGGTCAATCCGCCCATCAGGGACATCAACAATCGCGATGAGCTCTACAAGAGGTTCCTGGCAGGCGACATAACCATGATCGGCACCGACCATGCCCCTCATACGGTCACGGAGAAGAGCAGGGACTTCGACTCAGCTCCAGGAGGCATGCCCGGTGTGGAGACCACCATGCCGATCATCATGAACATGGTCCGCAAGGACATCATCCCGTTATCGCAGGCCGTCAGGATGGGCGCCAACGCACCCGGACAGGCCTTCTCACTTCCTAAAGGCGGCATCGCAGTCGGCATGGATGCCGATTTCAGCATCTTCGATATGAGGAAGGTCACCAGGATAGATCCCAAGACGCTCCACAGCAAGTGCGGCCACAGCCAGTACGGAGGCATGGAGGCCATCTTCCCCGATACAGTAATAATCAGGGGAGAGGTACAGGTCGAAGGAGCAGAGTTCTGCGGAGAGAGCAGAGGGGTCGATATCTATGGCTGATTACGAAGTGGACTATTCGGAGGTCACGGGCAGACTGGTCTCGTGTCCTGAGCAGTGCGGGATGTGCTGCCTCTGCCAGCCAGAGGTCCTGCCCGAAGAGAGGCCTTTCTTCAAGAAGAACTACCCCCAGTTCCTTGTGAGGACGAAGGGGCCTCAGCCCTACAGTGCTCTGGCGCTGAAGAAGGGATGTGGATCATGCGTCTTCCTGGAGAACAGGAGATGCAAGGTCTACGACCACAGGACCGCATATTGCAGGCAGTTCCCCTACCACATCTACGCCAGCGACAGGGTGAAGGTCGAATTGGACCTCTCCTGCAGGGGTGCTTGGGAGGGCAAGGGCAACGATGCTCTGACCGAGGCCAAGGAACTCATCAAGGCCGCGGATTCTAGGATAACCGAAGCCATCGCGGAGGCCAAGGAAGTCTACCGCGAGTTCTATGCTAACTGCAAGGAGGCCGGCGTCTATCAGGACCCGTCAATGCTCCGCATGACCGTTTCCGAGAATGTCTCGATGTTCACGGACCTTGCTTACCTCAGCCGTATAATGGATATGTCCCAGATAGAGCCGATAATGGCATTGGCGGGCACCCGTCCGGAGACGCAGTTGGACATGGAGTCGCTGGAGGAGGCGGGGAGGGATCTCGCCATGGACTCGATGTCATCGAACGATCCCCTGAGCGTCCCGGTCTACTGCGACAAGGATTGGAATTGGAACATGTTCATGGCCCAGAACGGCAGGATAGAGTGGATGGTGATGGATGACGACGGCAATCTCATCCACAAGGCGTTCGCCGACGCCACCGACATCAAGCTGAAGGTGCCCGACTCCGAGGGAGTGAAGGTACTGACGGACTACGTCAACACCCTCAATCAGAGGGACAGCTTCCTCGGCAGCGTGTTCTCGATGATGGACCAGAACGGCTATGAGGACGACATGACCAACGCGTACTTCGGCAGCATGGCCGTGACCGTGATGGACCTCCTCTGGAGGATGTCCATGCTGGACCACTTCATGGGAACCGGAGTGGGAGCTGAGGGCGTGAGGGAAGCCATAATCTTCTACGACATGGACCGTCTGGATGCACCTGCGATAGGCGCTTTCGTCTAATCTTTTATACGGGGTAGGTTTAACATCCTCTCATGGACGACATAGGCAGTCAGCAGCAGGATAGGAACTCCAAGATAGTCCGCACGAGCGTAATCGGCATCGTCGTGAACGTTCTTCTGGCCACGTTCAAGGCCATAGTGGGAATCCTTAGCAACTCGATTGCTGTCACCCTAGATGCGGTCAACAACCTGAGCGATGCGCTGTCCTCCGTCGTCACCATCATAGGCACTAAGCTCGCCGGCAAGAAGCCGGACAAGAAGCATCCTCTCGGATATGGAAGGATCGAATACCTGACCACGATGATCATCGCGGCCATCGTCCTCTATGCAGGAATCACAGCATTGACGGAATCTGTCGGCAAGATCATCAATCCAGAGGTCCCGGATTATTCAACGGTTTCCCTCATAGTGATCGCCTCTGCTGTCCTGGTGAAGATCTTCCTCGGAAGGTATGTTAAGGGCGTCGGGGAGAAGGTCAACTCGGGTTCGCTGGTGGCATCCGGAAAGGATGCGCTGTTCGATGCTGTGCTGTCTGCATCCGTTCTCCTGTCCGCCATCATTTTCGTCGTTTGGGGAATCAGCCTGGAGGCCTACGTCGGACTGCTGATCTCCGTGTTCATCATCAAGGCCAGTATCGAGATGTTCAGCGAGGCCGTCGACGAGATCCTCGGCAGGCGCACCGACAAGGAAGAGATGGACGCTATCAAAGAGTCCATCATGAAGGAGGAGAAGGTCACCGGAGTGTACGACCTGATCATCCACAGCTACGGCCCCAACACCACTCTGGCATCGGTCCATGTAGAGGTCCCATCGGACATGGATGCCAAGGAGATCGACAGGCTGGAGCGCTCCCTGGCGACACGCATCTACCAGGAGTTCGGCATAATCCTCACCGCCACAGGAATCTACGCCATCGACACCGATGAAGAATCCACACGCATCCGCAACGACGTCAAGGATAGGGTCATGAACCACGAGGGTGTGCTGCAGGTCCACGGATTCTTCCTGGACCGCGAGGCCCGCAGGATGGATCTCGATGTCATCATCGACTTCGATATGAAGGACCGCGAGGCGGTCTACTGCGACATCCTGAAGGATATCGAATCCGCATATCCCGATTACAAGGTCGCCGTCGTGTTGGACATAGACCTCTGACGGTGCGTTCAGCACATTTATCAATGCCCCGGGGATACAGCCCCCAGAGGGCTCCTGTAAGAGGCATCTTCAGGGGGATACCTTAAAATACAGTTTCTATATAGGTGTCCAAAGTTAGCACCCATGATAGGATTATCGTGATGGTGCGTTGTCCGCGGGGACAAATCACAATCAAAGGAGAGATCGAAAATGTCAGGAGCAGGAACACCGGCACAGGGAAGGCACAACAAGTACAAGACGCACATCCCCTGCCGCAGGTGCGGAAAGCGCGCATACCACGTCAGGAAGGGAGTATGCGCTTCATGCGGATACGGAAAGACCGCAAAGATGAGAACATACGCTTGGGCAAAACTCCGTGAGTGATCCGAGATGGCCGTGAATCACAGTTGCGGTGTAGTCGCGATTTCTGCCGATTACGACGTAGCCTCTGATATCTACACGGCCCTGATGATTATACAGCACCGCGGACAGGAAAGCGCAGGGATATCCGTCTACAACGGTGCGGCGATCCGCACCATCAAAGGTCAGGGATTGGTCAACGACGCAATCCCGACGAGTTCCCTTTCTAAATTACCCGGTAAGTCGGGAATCGGTCACGTCAGGTACGCGACCCTGGGCGCAAACGGCTACGAGAACGCCCAGCCTTTGAACGTCGCCACTAATTTCG
The nucleotide sequence above comes from Methanomassiliicoccales archaeon LGM-RCC1. Encoded proteins:
- the pyrC gene encoding dihydroorotase; translated protein: MDIETVLMGRAFVNGELKYTEIGINDGKIVAVGSYVNGGEKRIELGTSMTVLPGFVDPHVHLRDPGMTEKEDFSTGTLAAVHAGVTTVLDMPNTKPAVFDVDTLMSKKSHLKGRAYTDFGLFAAITPNINAGMLAKMVPGFKLFMGSTTGNILLNDDEELIPAVSDALATGKRVSVHAEDDSMILKEPENCTRDHLRNRPAEAEHNAIRRLASHFSGKKINICHITTPEGLDLARKAGFTTEVTMHHMMFEVDRNKDAFYKVNPPIRDINNRDELYKRFLAGDITMIGTDHAPHTVTEKSRDFDSAPGGMPGVETTMPIIMNMVRKDIIPLSQAVRMGANAPGQAFSLPKGGIAVGMDADFSIFDMRKVTRIDPKTLHSKCGHSQYGGMEAIFPDTVIIRGEVQVEGAEFCGESRGVDIYG
- a CDS encoding YkgJ family cysteine cluster protein, producing MADYEVDYSEVTGRLVSCPEQCGMCCLCQPEVLPEERPFFKKNYPQFLVRTKGPQPYSALALKKGCGSCVFLENRRCKVYDHRTAYCRQFPYHIYASDRVKVELDLSCRGAWEGKGNDALTEAKELIKAADSRITEAIAEAKEVYREFYANCKEAGVYQDPSMLRMTVSENVSMFTDLAYLSRIMDMSQIEPIMALAGTRPETQLDMESLEEAGRDLAMDSMSSNDPLSVPVYCDKDWNWNMFMAQNGRIEWMVMDDDGNLIHKAFADATDIKLKVPDSEGVKVLTDYVNTLNQRDSFLGSVFSMMDQNGYEDDMTNAYFGSMAVTVMDLLWRMSMLDHFMGTGVGAEGVREAIIFYDMDRLDAPAIGAFV
- a CDS encoding cation diffusion facilitator family transporter, with translation MDDIGSQQQDRNSKIVRTSVIGIVVNVLLATFKAIVGILSNSIAVTLDAVNNLSDALSSVVTIIGTKLAGKKPDKKHPLGYGRIEYLTTMIIAAIVLYAGITALTESVGKIINPEVPDYSTVSLIVIASAVLVKIFLGRYVKGVGEKVNSGSLVASGKDALFDAVLSASVLLSAIIFVVWGISLEAYVGLLISVFIIKASIEMFSEAVDEILGRRTDKEEMDAIKESIMKEEKVTGVYDLIIHSYGPNTTLASVHVEVPSDMDAKEIDRLERSLATRIYQEFGIILTATGIYAIDTDEESTRIRNDVKDRVMNHEGVLQVHGFFLDREARRMDLDVIIDFDMKDREAVYCDILKDIESAYPDYKVAVVLDIDL
- a CDS encoding 50S ribosomal protein L37e — translated: MSGAGTPAQGRHNKYKTHIPCRRCGKRAYHVRKGVCASCGYGKTAKMRTYAWAKLRE